GTCGCATCGTATTTCCACTTTGCGATCTGATCGGTTTCCGAGCGAAGCGTCGTTTCGGATGACGCGAGGCGGGTCAACCTGCCCGATGCGAGCGGGCTATAGGGGATCGTGCCGATCTTTTCTTCGCGGCAGAGCGGCATCATTTCCCGCTCTTCTTCGCGGTAGATGAGGTTCATGTGATTCTGCATCGAGACAAAGCGCGTCCAGCCGTGCTTCTCGGCTACGTGCAGCGCCTTCTGGAACTGCCAGGCGTACATGGCGGATGCCCCGATATAGCGTGCCTTGCCGGCCCGCACGACGTCGTTCAGAGCTTCCATGGTCTCTTCGATGGGGGTTTCGTAGTCCCAGCGATGGATCTGGTAGAGGTCGACATAATCGGTCCCAAGCCGCTTGAGGCTTTTGTCGATTTCGCTGAGTATCGCCTTGCGCGATAGCCCGGAACCATTTGGCCCTTCACGCATTTTGCCATGGATTTTGGTGGCGATGACCACCTCATCGCGGTTTGCGAAGTCCTTGAGGGCGCGACCGAGGATTTCTTCGCTGACCCCGATCGAGTAGACATTGGCGGTATCAAAGAAATTGATGCCCATTTCGAGGGCTTTCCGGATGACGGGCCGGCTGTTTTCCTCGTCGAGGACCCATTTGTGAACCCAATTGGCCGCGTCGCCAAAGCCCATGCAGCCCAGGCAAATGCGTGAGACTTTCATGCCGGTTGAACCTAGCCGAACGTACTCCATAGAGTCCTCCTGACGGATACTCGTAAGCGATTACCGGTGTCCTGGCGGAGTTTACCTCCAATTTCATCGGAACGCGGAATGCGCGTTATTATCTCCGGGTATCACGGTAAAGTGACTTCCGGCGGCCTGCATGCCTCGCACGTTCGACAGTTCGTTACGCCGCATCACGCTGTTATGGCTTTTCAGCCTGGCGGTGATCGCGGTGCTTGCGCTGTCCAGCGATATTCTGATCAACAACACGGCCACGCGCAGCGAAACGTTTGCCGATTTCGTCAATGTCGCGGGGCGCCAGCGGATGTGGACGTCGCAGATCGCGCTGCAGGCGACGCAGCTTGTGATGGCTGACAGCGCCACGGCACGGGCAACCTATGTGCGCCGCCTGCGCCAGTCGGTGGACACCATGCGGATCGAATACGATCAAATCCGCCGGGAAACGGCACAAATACCGGCGGCGGTCAGGCTGTTCGAGGAGGGCGAGCAGGCCCTCAACCGCCTGACCGCCGCGTACTGGGAGGCGTGCGAAGCCCTGCTTTCGCTGCCGGGCGACCAGGCTACAGCACAATCCGAACCCTATACCCGCATCGCCGACAACTCGCAAATCCTGCTGATTCAGATGGACGGGGTTGTCCGCGCGCTGATCGATTACAACACGCTGTCGAAACGGGCGCTTCAGCAGATCAATACCCTGCGCGTGCTGGCGGTGATGGTAATTCTGGCTGTGCAGTTCGCGTTCGTGTTCCGGCCGGCGATTGCGCGGATCCGTCAGCGGGCCAACGCGCTGGAGACGGAAATCGTCGAACGGAAACGCGCCGAGGCAGAGCTGCGGGCAAGCGAGTCGCGTTTCCGGTCGCTGGTTGAAACCGCACCCGTCGGCATCTTCCAGAGCGACGCGCAAGGGACGATTACATGGGTCAATACGCGCTGGAAAGAACTGATGGGGCTGACCGGCGACGAGTCGCTGGGCATGAAGTGGCGGGAAACGATCCATGCCGACGACCGCGATCGCGTGCTTGATGCGATCACGCTCAAGACCGAGGTGACGCCCAATGCGATGGCCGATTACCGGATCATGCGCGGCGACGGATCGACGCTGACGCTGCACGCGACGGCGACGCCGCTCCTGACCGCGCAGGGGGAGACGGGCGGCATCCTGGGCACGATCATGGATATTACCCAGCGTAAGGTCGCCGAAGAACGCGCGCTGAAGCTGGAGGCCGAACGCCAGCGCATCCGTGTGCTGGGAGAGTTCATCCGCGATACGTCGCATGACCTGCGGACGCCGCTCACGGTGATCAAATCCGGGCTGTACTTCATCCGTAGGCTGACCGACCTCGACCGGATCCGCGAACGGGCCGTGCAGATTGATGAGCAGGTCGATTACCTGAACATCGTGATCGATCAACTGCAGGAGATGGCGACCCTTGACTCGCTGGCGGACCTGACGCTGGTGACGCTGGACATCGGGCCGCTGCTGCAGGATGCTGTGCAGGACGCGTATTTCAAGAAACGGGAGACGCCGGCGGCCGTAGAGGTTGACATCGCCAAAGATCTGCCGCCGGCATACGCGGCGCCCGACCGGCTGATCAGCGCGTTCCGAGCCGTGCTGGACAATGCGCGGCGCTATACGCCGGCGGGTGGGCTGATTAAGGTGCAGGCCCGCGCAGAGGACGGACAGGTTGTGATCACGGTGGCGGACAACGGGATCGGTATTCCATCTGACCAACTGGCGCGGGTATTCGAGCGCTTCTATAAGGTCGACAGCGCGCGGGGAATCGGCGGCGGCGCAGGGCTGGGGTTACCGATTGCCCGGCGCATCATCGACCTGCACGGCGGAAGAATCACGCTGGAGAGCGCATTGGGGCAGGGTACGACGGTCCGGTTGATGCTGCGCGCCGCCGTGTCGTAAGGGCTGATATTCGATTAGTATGTGGAGGCGCTGCCTCCATACCTCCACGAGAGGACTTACGCCCTCTGGGCTCGCTGACCTGCGTCTTCAGCGCATGCGCTGAAAGAGCGGACCAGCATGCGCAGGAGTGTATATTCCTGCCGTGCCCTGGGACAGCGTCCAGATCGGATAAGGCGTTTCAGACGGCCTCCTAGTTTCTGAAGGCGGCGCTTCCACGCCTCCGCGAGGGGCGCAAGCCCCTCGACCCCCGCCGTGGGAGGTGCAATATCCGGCCGAGGTTTGGGCGGAACCGCGCTGCACGTGCATAACGCGCTCTGGAAAAGCCCGGGGAGTCAGGGGAAAATAGGGCATTGAGACCGGTCACATCGGGATTGACCGAGATGATCGCGGCTCACGCAGACACGTCACCTGACTGGAGCATCAATGACCCCGTTTATCCTGGGCGTGAATTACTGGCCGCAGCGCAAGGCCATGTCGTGGTGGTCGGATTTCGACGCCGAAGAGGTGCGCACGGATTTTGCGCTGATCCGCAGCCTGGGTATGGGCGTCGTGCGGATCTTCCTGCTGTGGGACGATTGGCAGACCACGCCGGACACGGTCTCGCAGGACTGTCTGCGGCATCTGGCGGCGACCTGCGATGCCGCCGCGGAACAGGGCTTAACGCTCGACATCACGTTCTTCACCGGACACATGAGCGGCCCGAACTGGTCGCCGGGCTGGCTGCTGGACCGCGACGCGCCGCATCTCGAACCGGGCAGGCTGGTCAGCGGGGGCAAGATTGTCGACAGCGGCTACCGTAATATGTATACCGACGCTGTGGCGCTGGACGCGCAGCGGCTGCTACTCAGGACGGTGGTGGGCGCGTTCAAAAACCACGCCGGTGTGGGGATGTGGAACCTGGGCAACGAACCGGACCTGTTCGCGATTGCGCCGGACCAGCGCACGGGAAACGGCTGGGTTCGTGAGATGACGGCGCTGATCAAGAGCATCGATCCGGTGCATCCGGTAACGTGCGGCCTGCACAGCGCCAGCCTGCTCACTTCCGATGCCCTGCGGGTCGATCAGACGTTCGCGGCGGTCGATGTCGCGGTGATGCACTCGTATCCGATGTACATCGAATGGTCGCGGGCGCCGCTCGACCCGGATTTCGTGCCGTTCACGTGCGCGCTGACGACGGCGCTG
This DNA window, taken from Candidatus Flexicrinis proximus, encodes the following:
- a CDS encoding PAS domain S-box protein; the encoded protein is MPRTFDSSLRRITLLWLFSLAVIAVLALSSDILINNTATRSETFADFVNVAGRQRMWTSQIALQATQLVMADSATARATYVRRLRQSVDTMRIEYDQIRRETAQIPAAVRLFEEGEQALNRLTAAYWEACEALLSLPGDQATAQSEPYTRIADNSQILLIQMDGVVRALIDYNTLSKRALQQINTLRVLAVMVILAVQFAFVFRPAIARIRQRANALETEIVERKRAEAELRASESRFRSLVETAPVGIFQSDAQGTITWVNTRWKELMGLTGDESLGMKWRETIHADDRDRVLDAITLKTEVTPNAMADYRIMRGDGSTLTLHATATPLLTAQGETGGILGTIMDITQRKVAEERALKLEAERQRIRVLGEFIRDTSHDLRTPLTVIKSGLYFIRRLTDLDRIRERAVQIDEQVDYLNIVIDQLQEMATLDSLADLTLVTLDIGPLLQDAVQDAYFKKRETPAAVEVDIAKDLPPAYAAPDRLISAFRAVLDNARRYTPAGGLIKVQARAEDGQVVITVADNGIGIPSDQLARVFERFYKVDSARGIGGGAGLGLPIARRIIDLHGGRITLESALGQGTTVRLMLRAAVS
- a CDS encoding aldo/keto reductase, producing MEYVRLGSTGMKVSRICLGCMGFGDAANWVHKWVLDEENSRPVIRKALEMGINFFDTANVYSIGVSEEILGRALKDFANRDEVVIATKIHGKMREGPNGSGLSRKAILSEIDKSLKRLGTDYVDLYQIHRWDYETPIEETMEALNDVVRAGKARYIGASAMYAWQFQKALHVAEKHGWTRFVSMQNHMNLIYREEEREMMPLCREEKIGTIPYSPLASGRLTRLASSETTLRSETDQIAKWKYDATAATDQNIVERVAELAEKHGVPRAHVALAWLLQKEPVTAPIIGATKISHLEDAIGALSTKLSPEEVAYLEEPYVPHRVVGPQ